From Periophthalmus magnuspinnatus isolate fPerMag1 chromosome 12, fPerMag1.2.pri, whole genome shotgun sequence, a single genomic window includes:
- the LOC117379363 gene encoding mucin-2-like isoform X1: MDTVILKHILSSQGAVDLEELECNIGDVAEIIESNDKLVVCSVSGTRKVVARSRVRLCRDEACPGCGGLHLCRLLFLSGVCPFLQTRGCAFCHDLRSEYNMEVRREFGLEEMSRAELCLLLLQSNNTLLPQICHDYNNRSGCQGACQYLHVCERYLHRDCSCFRTHDFFAPQPLQLLQKKHIPDHLIKVLKSVYANKEALRLADKENGKSNSSFDISQENEFDKSDQDLTEDTPVDVAAYDSDASSTISTKQDESNLQVAERRRTRGGKRRRRHGQTKKTSAAAEELKNTGSARDPKAIAEKCEGYSDSSSSLRIAHSKDGGGVGVGWTRDAICMFFIRGQCKHGDSCVKAHDMMPYRWQIKQGAFWIPMHENETIEREYCDPQNTFSTTCLSVHFDRMKSGQNKVRRLSTVSSVVKPNYSYTTHWLWYWQDENGKWYQYSPNERELIGITSKYLEDEYLKNNKEVVRFVADSQLHELSFQDMTERNVILDTKRAVRRRPRFVSAAEVKKHRKSTTNITAASEYVDKMQISQKGPTNILPSAAQLATAASTANELLKYSIVPPFYLATPRVSFTATSETTSGLAAKSVTTVLSTNVTQRTNVQVTPPLMTATSTGSSTTNSRNTCSTTLTSPVSQSTFVPATLTNVFSTTASTPGFKSSEKVTTDLSRPPMPTTTSDAKSQKALGISQASALFMDAKPATSGTNTPSAVSASSQISNQFSSAEKSKVTTSTTAQSHFKSSAASTSGLKSSNQFSADSEYLKFATTTISSSTTTGSKSANLFSVDFKPSKSLSTNSQTTFSTSGTGSPNASTSAKLTNSADPFSTNFDSEFATTTTSSSTSGLKSAKQFPVDFKPSKSLATNSQTTFSTSGTGSPNTSTSTKLTNSSNPFSPASSVDRTLMTATASATPKSPTSPSTTLKTPGLRSSNQFSTDLTASKFGVKATTSGTNSPNAFSVSAKPQLESKTASAFSHSATTSPTRPASVTRSWTTPDATSAPKPQSRRSSVNPNSPSPATSRSQSRSTTFVKPEFEVDTAFTSATAFDSTKTPVNPRPTATKKKKTCIIS; the protein is encoded by the exons ATGGACACAGTGATACTAAAACACATTCTGAGCAGTCAGGGAGCTGTGGACCTAGAAGAACTGGAGTGTAATATTGGCGATGTCGCGGAAATAATTGAGTCCAATGATAAACTCGTGGTGTGTTCGGTCAGCGGGACTCGGAAGGTTGTCGCCCGGAGCAGAGTGAGGCTGTGCCGGGATGAAGCGTGTCCGGGCTGCGGGGGACTGCACCTGTGCAGACTCCTGTTCTTATCCGGAGTGTGTCCATTTCTACAGACAAG GGGCTGCGCTTTCTGCCATGATCTACGCTCTGAATACAACATGGAGGTCCGCAGGGAGTTTGGTCTGGAGGAAATGAGCAGGGCTGAGCTGTGTCTCCTGCTGCTACAGAGCAACAACACACTGCTGCCTCAG ATCTGCCACGACTACAACAATCGCTCTGGTTGCCAAGGCGCCTGTCAGTATCTGCACGTCTGCGAGCGTTACCTGCACCGCGACTGCAGCTGCTTCAGAACGCACGACTTCTTTGCTCCACAACCGCTCCAACTACTGCAGAAAAAACACATCCCCGACCATCTCATCAAGGTTTTAAAGTCCGTGTACGCGAACAAGGAGGCGCTGCGGCTCGCTGACAAAGAAAACGGGAAAAGTAACTCAAGTTTCGACATTAGCCAAGAAAATGAGTTTGATAAAAGCGACCAAGACCTCACTGAAGACACGCCTGTGGATGTGGCAGCGTACGACTCGGATGCGAGCAGCACGATTAGCACGAAACAAGATGAAAGTAATCTTCAAGTCGCCGaaaggaggaggacaagaggagggaAACGCAGAAGACGCCATGGACAAACGAAAAAgacatctgctgctgctgaagaGCTCAAAAATACAGGGAGCGCTCGAGACCCCAAAGCTATTGCAGAAAAGTGTGAAGGCTACTCAGACTCGAGCAGCAGTTTAAGGATCGCCCACAGTAAAGATGGAGGTGGCGTTGGTGTTGGTTGGACACGAG ATGCCATCTGCATGTTCTTCATCAGAGGACAGTGTAAACACGGAG ACAGTTGTGTCAAAGCTCATGACATGATGCCGTACAGATGGCAGATTAAACAGGGCGCCTTTTGGATTCCTATGCATGAAAATGAGACGATTGAGAGAGAATATTGTGACCCCCAAAACACATTCAG CACCACTTGCCTTTCTGTGCATTTTGATCGAATGAAGAGCGGACAAAACAAAGTAAGACGATTATCAACTGTCAGCTCCGTAGTGAAACCGAACTATAGCTACACCACTCACTGGCTCTGGTACTGGCAGGACGAAAACGGGAAGTGGTACCAGTATTCT ccAAACGAGCGTGAGTTAATCGGCATCACCAGTAAATACCTCGAAGACGAGTATTTGAAAAACAACAAGGAAGTGGTGAGGTTTGTTGCAGATTCGCAGTTGCATGAACTCAGTTTCCAAG ATATGACTGAAAGAAACGTGATCCTCGATACAAAGAGGGCGGTGAGAAGGCGACCGCGGTTTGTCTCTGCAGCTGAAGTAAAGAAACACAG GAAAAGTACCACAAACATCACTGCTGCATCCGAGTACGTGGATAAAATGCAGATCAGTCAAAAGGGACCTACGAATATCTTGCCATCTGCCGCTCAACTCGCCACCGCAGCGTCTACAGCCAATGAACTTCTTAAATATTCTATAGTTCCACCGTTTTATCTGGCAACCCCACGAGTTTCCTTCACCGCAACATCTGAAACAACATCTGGACTCGCAGCAAAATCAGTTACTACAGTTTTATCAACGAACGTCACACAGAGAACAAACGTACAGGTAACGCCGCCCCTGATGACGGCTACGAGTACAGGGTCTTCTACGACTAATTCTAGAAATACATGCTCAACGACGTTAACATCCCCGGTTTCACAGTCCACGTTTGTCCCTGCGACTTTAACGAATGTGTTTTCAACCACCGCATCGACGCCCGGTTTCAAATCATCCGAGAAAGTTACAACTGATTTGTCAAGGCCACCAATGCCGACCACCACATCCGACGCGAAATCCCAAAAAGCGCTCGGTATTTCACAAGCGTCTGCGTTATTTATGGACGCTAAGCCAGCAACGTCCGGAACCAATACGCCAAGTGCGGTTTCAGCTTCCTCGCAGATTTCAAATCAGTTTTCATCAGCTGAAAAATCAAAAGTGACAACATCTACAACTGCacagtcacattttaaatcttcagCTGCGTCGACATCCGGGTTGAAGTCATCTAATCAGTTTTCAGCCGATTCAGAATACTTAAAATTTGCGACCACAACAATTAGCTCTTCAACAACAACTGGATCGAAATCAGCAAATCTGTTTTCAGTAGATTTCAAGCCATCAAAATCACTCTCCACGAATTCACAAACTACATTTTCAACATCTGGAACAGGTTCACCAAACGCCTCTACTTCAGCAAAACTCACAAACTCAGCAGATCCTTTTTCAACAAATTTCGATTCAGAATTTGCGACCACAACAACGAGCTCTTCAACATCTGGACTGAAATCAGCAAAGCAGTTTCCAGTAGATTTCAAGCCATCAAAATCACTCGCCACGAATTCACAAACTACATTTTCAACATCTGGAACAGGTTCACCAAACACCTCTACTTCAACAAAACTCACAAACTCGTCAAATCCTTTTTCACCAGCTTCATCTGTAGACAGAACGCTAATGACGGCTACAGCATCTGCAACTCCAAAATCACCAACAAGTCCCTCTACAACgctaaaaacaccaggattaagATCGTCAAATCAATTTTCAACTGATTTAACAGCATCAAAATTTGGGGTGAAAGCCACAACATCTGGAACAAACTCGCCAAACGCTTTTTCAGTATCAGCAAAACCTCAACTGGAATCCAAAACGGCGTCTGCCTTTTCACACTCAGCGACGACGTCTCCGACCCGACCTGCGTCTGTAACGAGATCATGGACCACGCCCGATGCCACGTCCGCACCAAAACCGCAGTCCCGCCGCAGTTCAGTGAATCCAAACAGCCCGAGTCCAGCTACGTCCAGATCCCAAAGCAGATCAACAACATTTGTAAAACCAGAATTTGAAGTGGACACAGCGTTCACAAGCGCTACAGCCTTTGACTCGACTAAAACCCCGGTAAATCCACGCCCAacagccacaaaaaaaaaaaaaacttgcattaTTTCATGA
- the LOC117379364 gene encoding protein mono-ADP-ribosyltransferase PARP12, whose amino-acid sequence MDTEILRHILSSQGAVDLEELECNLGDASFVAEMIDSNDNLVVCSFNGTPRVVARCRVRLCRAKECPGCGGLHLCKNALLSGVCPFQQTRRGCSFSHDLNSESNMEVLREFGLEALSRTELCLLLLQSNNALLPQICHDYNNRSGCPGNCQRLHVCERYLHRDCSCFRTHDFSAAQPLQLLQEKHIPEHLVRVLKSVYANKEALWLADKENKESDGHESRY is encoded by the exons ATGGACACAGAGATACTCAGACACATTCTGAGCAGTCAGGGAGCTGTGgacctggaggagctggagtgtAACCTCGGGGACGCTTCGTTTGTCGCAGAAATGATCGACTCCAATGATAACCTCGTGGTGTGTTCTTTCAACGGGACTCCGAGGGTCGTGGCCCGGTGCAGAGTGAGGCTGTGCCGGGCCAAGGAGTGTCCGGGCTGCGGGGGACTGCACCTCTGCAAGAACGCGCTGTTATCTGGAGTCTGCCCTTTTCAACAGACAAG GAGAGGCTGCTCTTTCTCCCATGATCTAAACTCCGAATCCAACATGGAGGTCCTCAGGGAGTTTGGTCTGGAGGCTCTGAGCAGGACGGAgctgtgtctgctgctgctccagagcAACAACGCCCTGCTGCCTCAG ATCTGCCACGACTACAACAATCGCTCTGGTTGCCCGGGAAACTGTCAGCGTCTGCACGTCTGCGAGCGTTACCTGCACCGCGACTGCAGCTGCTTCAGAACGCACGACTTCTCCGCTGCACAACCGCTCCAACTACTGCAGGAAAAACACATCCCGGAACATCTCGTCAGGGTTTTAAAGTCCGTGTACGCGAACAAGGAGGCGCTGTGGCTCGcggacaaagaaaacaaagagtcGGACGGCCACGAGTCCAGATATTAA
- the LOC117379363 gene encoding protein mono-ADP-ribosyltransferase PARP12-like isoform X2: MDTVILKHILSSQGAVDLEELECNIGDVAEIIESNDKLVVCSVSGTRKVVARSRVRLCRDEACPGCGGLHLCRLLFLSGVCPFLQTRGCAFCHDLRSEYNMEVRREFGLEEMSRAELCLLLLQSNNTLLPQICHDYNNRSGCQGACQYLHVCERYLHRDCSCFRTHDFFAPQPLQLLQKKHIPDHLIKVLKSVYANKEALRLADKENGKSNSSFDISQENEFDKSDQDLTEDTPVDVAAYDSDASSTISTKQDESNLQVAERRRTRGGKRRRRHGQTKKTSAAAEELKNTGSARDPKAIAEKCEGYSDSSSSLRIAHSKDGGGVGVGWTRDAICMFFIRGQCKHGAPLAFLCILIE, from the exons ATGGACACAGTGATACTAAAACACATTCTGAGCAGTCAGGGAGCTGTGGACCTAGAAGAACTGGAGTGTAATATTGGCGATGTCGCGGAAATAATTGAGTCCAATGATAAACTCGTGGTGTGTTCGGTCAGCGGGACTCGGAAGGTTGTCGCCCGGAGCAGAGTGAGGCTGTGCCGGGATGAAGCGTGTCCGGGCTGCGGGGGACTGCACCTGTGCAGACTCCTGTTCTTATCCGGAGTGTGTCCATTTCTACAGACAAG GGGCTGCGCTTTCTGCCATGATCTACGCTCTGAATACAACATGGAGGTCCGCAGGGAGTTTGGTCTGGAGGAAATGAGCAGGGCTGAGCTGTGTCTCCTGCTGCTACAGAGCAACAACACACTGCTGCCTCAG ATCTGCCACGACTACAACAATCGCTCTGGTTGCCAAGGCGCCTGTCAGTATCTGCACGTCTGCGAGCGTTACCTGCACCGCGACTGCAGCTGCTTCAGAACGCACGACTTCTTTGCTCCACAACCGCTCCAACTACTGCAGAAAAAACACATCCCCGACCATCTCATCAAGGTTTTAAAGTCCGTGTACGCGAACAAGGAGGCGCTGCGGCTCGCTGACAAAGAAAACGGGAAAAGTAACTCAAGTTTCGACATTAGCCAAGAAAATGAGTTTGATAAAAGCGACCAAGACCTCACTGAAGACACGCCTGTGGATGTGGCAGCGTACGACTCGGATGCGAGCAGCACGATTAGCACGAAACAAGATGAAAGTAATCTTCAAGTCGCCGaaaggaggaggacaagaggagggaAACGCAGAAGACGCCATGGACAAACGAAAAAgacatctgctgctgctgaagaGCTCAAAAATACAGGGAGCGCTCGAGACCCCAAAGCTATTGCAGAAAAGTGTGAAGGCTACTCAGACTCGAGCAGCAGTTTAAGGATCGCCCACAGTAAAGATGGAGGTGGCGTTGGTGTTGGTTGGACACGAG ATGCCATCTGCATGTTCTTCATCAGAGGACAGTGTAAACACGGAG CACCACTTGCCTTTCTGTGCATTTTGATCGAATGA